The Apus apus isolate bApuApu2 chromosome 4, bApuApu2.pri.cur, whole genome shotgun sequence genome contains the following window.
GAAAGACTTTTCCCAAAACTCTGTGTAAGACGGATTAATCCTTAATCGTTCGAGAAGGGGTCCCAAGAAGTCTCACTGAGAGGTAAGCTACAGAGAGTGGATCACCGAAATTTGTCAGCTGAACTGTAACATTCTCTCCTCAAAAGTACTTGCTAGCAAAAGAGTCAAAACTTTACCTTCATTTCACTTACTTTCAGTGCCTGGCCTGTGAtacaaacaaaatcagaatCTGATCCTAAATGGTCTGTAGTCATTTAATTTTACTCAGTAACTGTTACAGGACATTTCTCCTCTGCATACAATGAGCCCATAAAATAAGTACAGGAAGCTTATGCGAATGGAAGTAAATGTTGTTAGTAGTGCTGATGTGCTCATCACCAAGAAAACCTGctagaaaaagacagaaaaatgctgtttgtgtTGTTAATTGATGGAACAGCCAAGGGCCAAAGGCTTGTGCAAGCAGCTGAGACAACACTGAGCTGTCACAAAACGTGTGATGCTCTTTGAGCTCATGTCCTGTGGAGGGTGGCGCTATCTAATCACACTGTGTCAAGATGCACCAGAGACTGCAACTGTGCTCCCTTCCTGAACAGCATGGCTCTtcattgtttttgtttaattgaATAACCAATTTGACTTCACACTAACATGGTATTTCATTCTCTTATTCAGGGCAGGCTACTGCCACAATAAAACCCAATGTTAGACCTTTCACTGAGGTCAGTGGTAGCTATTATCTTCCACAAGTCCATTAAGTCACCACAGTGTGGAGCATAACATTGCCATTGTGAGATACAGAAATGCTCAGTTTTgtaacttctgtgttttctgattcAGAAACCCATGGCTTTATCTAGTTTCTTGATTCCTTCTATTCCTGGTTTTGTATACTATTAAACAGAGGCAGAGTGTACTTCAAAGAGCAGAAATGACAACTTTTGTATTGTGATTCTGGAAAGCAAAAGTATGATCTTTGCTTTAACATTTCGGTCCAACTCAGTGCAAACCCAGTCTGTGTGATGCAAAGAGCATCACATAGAAGTTCACATTGTCACTGCTGGACTTCTTGCCTTAAAACAGCTGGATTGAGTCCCACTGCTTCCATATGGAAGGTGGAGCCTCCTTCTGAATGCCTCAGATCTGCTAATGTGAGGAGAGCACACACTTCAAATATCAAAAAGCCAAGTCTGCAGTCTTTATCTTAATATGTAAACACTTGCCAATCCAGCTGTTTACTGGAATCTGGaataaaaattcctttaagAACTGTGTTCTTAATGCTGCCAGATTTAAAAGCATAAATTCTGGAAAATGTCTTCATACAAACTGATTAGCAAGAcctaattaaatattttaacagttaAGTACTGGAGAAGTGATTCATTGTGAATTGCCTTACTATTTCCAATACAAAGATGTTCACTTTGAGCcttaaaattctcttttataatttttatctttattaaaGTTggtattttttagtttttgatCCAAAGTCATTTTCACTGGGAAGAAACATGTTCATGTCagttttaaagaatattttaagaccatatgaaaggaaaaaaacaaacacctgcTTGTTCAATAATGTATTTCCCTTTGTCTCACCTAAACTTAAATAAATGCTTCAGAGTTGCATACCAGAGTGTGTCCTTCAAATAATTGTGAAATTGTGCAACAAGACCATAGGTTTCCTTAGACCTTTGCTGTCCCAGCTCCTTAATGGTTCAGACCTTACATCATTTAGAAGAAAATCATTAAAAACTGTCAAGCTACATACAAGCCATGCTTCTGGCAGGTAGTTGTGAAATgcagttgttgcttttttaaacaattcTTAATATAAATTTGTTTTCGTTTTAAatcatgctttctttttctgataaCCTCAGGCCCTTCATcaaagtttgaaagaaaaagtttcCTCAGGAGTATCAGAGCAGAAGCCAAAGACTGCTTAGGTCAATTTGCATCTTTTAAGGGTTAATAGATTGGCCAAATTCTAATAGTCTTGGAGAACTAGTCTCCAAAGCCCATGCTTGAGCATAGACTTCCACCTACAGACTCTCAGAGCTGAACTCCACTGTCTCTCAAAAATTCCCGCAGGATCTGCCTACTCCATTGATGGCCTAGCATGCACACCCCCCACCACACCTGTTGACCAGGTCTGCAGGAACACTCCTGGGAGCCTCCCTGTGCACTAGGGCACTGAAGACCTGCTACAGAGAACTTCTTTTTTCAACCCTTGGCTATGTATGCAACACTTGAACAGTGCAAATTGAATGAGGCCCaaccaaacacacaaaccaCTCAATTTCACTCTTCCCTATATATGTCTTCAACTCCAATCACTTAGCAAATTCTTTGTATAAGGGTCCATTAGCAGACTATGAAATGAATCTTAAACAAGCAGCAGATGCAAACCCAACAGTTGAAGGAAGCTGGATCTTACAGCTCAGATACAGAAAAGAACAGGGGGTAAAAAGGATATATTCCATTACATTTGCTGGtactgcttttgctttgccATGGAACAGTTTCTCCATTCCTACCTGGCTTGATTTCTATGTACTTCTGTGCCTGGCAGCTCAGAGACAATGTTCTTAACACCATTTTACCTCAGCTATAGCTCCATAAGCTCCTACACATTTTACAATTTCCCCTCAGCAACACATGTAGCTTTTATTAATGCCTTTATACTTCAAGTCTACTACAGATATAAAGAACCATTTATTCCATAATACAAACAAATCCTGGGCCAAGTGCTGTGAATTTAAGTGGAGTTCTCCATTTAAATCTGTCCAGAAAGCAACCATCCCCTAGGATCACACAACCCATTAGTACCAGGCAACAcagtttttgaaagaaacagaaaaatactgaagataTTCTGAAATTTcgaaaaaaaaacacaaaacaatcaTGCACCCCAGGCTGCATGaagccatttaaaaatgaacttaTTCCTTGGAGTTACATATGTAGCATTTTAAGCAAATTCTGTATAAGTTGTACTTTGCATACTGATTTCTGTACAAATGAAAGCTAAACTACACATTAGAAAAAATTAATAGTAGGAAATATTCAAATGTACTCTGGTAGAAAATATACCTAAATATATTTGGTTGCTTCGGGTTTTTTAAAGCcacattttcttgaaatgtaattaaagctgaaaacaaaggattttttaaacAGTGTCCAATTACAAGCTGAAATCAATGTTTGTTACAAGATATCTGTGTAGAAGAAACACTGGATTGCTTCTTCAGTGAATAAACATATATTTATTCACAGTGCACTTGTTTCATCCCTGGGTATTTTGTAGACATAGAACAGCGGAACTTACTTAGAGCAAAAAGAAGCTGTTGTGTAAAGGTTAAAAATCTAGATCAATGTCACTCCTAAATTACAGAAAACTTCATCCACACTGCTTAGCTCAAATTGCTGGAAACCTAAGTGCAACCATCTTAAGGAAAAAGCTTGAATTCTCAACTCAGCATTTAGACTGGAAATCACGTATGTTTAAATTTGTGCCTAGGGAATCACATCCCAGTAGGGACTTCCACAGGAACTGAGCTTTGCCCTGTATGTGTGTATGGTACGACACGGATTGTGCCCTAAATACCTAATAAATGCTGAGATGGAAAGTGGAACCCTAACAAATTGGAATGAGTTAAGGTTGCAAGACAAGCTACTACATATCCACTGATGACCTCAATACTTACACAGGAAGAAAGTCACTGACTTTTCATTACTAACATTTTGGGACTGTGCTACCCTAATTCTGCTTTCAGCTACTGAAAAGTCACTGCAGTTAAAAATGTCACTCCAGTTCCCAGTTCAAAAGTCATTCTGGTCACCTTCTCAAAATGGGGTGATATGACTCAAAGAGTCATAGAAGCAGAGTATCTACAGCTGCTTCAAACAGAAAAGCCTGCAGTCTGAAAGTTTTAGAAGAATAAAGGTTATTTTCCCACAAAGAGTTCATTAGTATCTGACACTGAATTTCAACAGTAAAACATGCATGTGTGTAGCACAGAGCAAGTATTTAATGAAGGAAGCATTTCTCATTCTCAGTGTTTTCACAATAACATGGTTGTAGAATTACAAAGTACTGACACTACAAATAGAAGTATTTCAGGTTTGCAGTGTTGTTCAGTGAGACTAAAATTCATGAGCTGACAAAACTCAACAAGAACACAACATGCTCTGAGCATCTAAGCTTTTGCTTCATTTGGAGGCTCACTGGAAGCAATTATTTAAGGGGAGGGGGCTTCAAATGCCCATACCAGTGAAGTCCAGCACAGAAGAAGGGTCACAGCCATTATCTGACAAGCATCAAACAGCCAGTGGGAAACAAGTATTTGGGAGCAATAATTAAACTCAAGTTACATGGTCAAGTTTACACTTCACAAAGTATTTGTAAAGGAAATATatgaaaagaaaccaacaaatTCCTGAATAGTTGTTGAGTTTGAGACATCCAAACCAGCACGTAGAGCATCTGCTTTTCAGTCTGCcttcagaaagaatttttaatgATTAAATGTCTTCCTTGACACAATTCACTCCCCAAAAAGCCTTGACAGTTCATCAATAGACAGACAGCTGTCTACACACTTACTCTGCTGCTTTAATTTCTGTAGTAAATTGGAACCCCCAACTTCCAGCTCAACACTGTACCCTCCCAAGAAGCACAAATACTACTGTTATATAAAATCACAATTTTTCACCTAgtaatattattattatcaaCAGATaaagagataaagaaaacattcaCCACCCACCAGCCCAAGCAATTCTAAGTGAATGGGGATTATAATCTTATTATATTGTTCAACAGCAGAGACTGATGCAGTGACCTGATTTTATAAGGAGTTTACAAGCTACCTACTGCACTAAAGTGTTTTTTAGGACTTCGGTTTCAATTCCTAATAATTTTGGTtacatattttatgttttatgttgtttgttCCTCTTTAAGTAGAGCTTACTATCAATTTAACCAATCAGTGCATACTAACCAGTCACAGGCAGTAGATGCTAAATTACAATGCTGcatggaagaaacaaaaccagaagagaaaTGTATGTTAAGAACCTTTACAGGAATTACATAAAAACTGCGATGACGTCCCACAAAATCAAACTGTGTCAGCAGTGCAGAGACACATCAGTACTGCTCTTGCATGCTATTCTGCATTTATACTGCTCTGTTGTATTACCCTTCCCACCTAAGGTTTAGAAGGCTTGCTTTCAGGAAGTCAAGTTTTCCATGTCATATTGTTGCACAATTTATTTGCACCATATTCCCCTTTCAGGATGGAAAACGCACAACTTTGCTAGCAGTGCAGGTGAGACCATGTCTGCCTAAAGGTCATAGCTAATCAATTAGTCTAAAAAGGAACATAATTTAACTATATAAGGATTGTACTGATTGTTATTACATGCATAATCTTGTCACTTCATGATGAGTAATATCCAAGCAGTATTGACTCAGCAATACGATGGACAACAATTAGTTCTATCGTCTATACATTAACTTCTGCAAATAAACTGGTGACATGACATTATACTGCCAGAATGCTGAATTCACTTGCTGTCTGCCAAAAAAAGATCTAATGCAAttcaaaagaagcaaaagcttGCATTTTAATAATTAGCCCTATCCCTTACCTTTAGAGAGGCtgaaatatacattaaaaaagaacCACCAAAGGCCAGCATTTCAAGGAGAGAGCTGGTCAGAACACAGTGCCTCTCCTGTATGAGTTTCACCTAGCCTGAAAGTCTGTCACAGCAGCTTTCACCCCAGGAACAGTTCACCTCCTGCCTCGGGAATTGTACTAGTCTGTACAATGGTCACTAGGGGCAAAACGTCAATAAAGGTTTTGAGAAGACAGGCAGTAAGGTCAGGTCTTTGTATGAactgttcctgcagcagagcccttCTCCTCCAAAACAGGGCTTAGTTCCTGcagatgcttttgtttttcacagaaagcagCTTAATTGTTGAAAATAACTCCTATCAAAGCTATTCGTTTGTCATTTGAACAAATTCTAAAAGATAAGATatggcagcagccagcagggaacCTGCCAGCCTTCCCTGCTGGAAACCTACCAGCAGCTGTTCTgggacagcagctccttttctccttctccctcatGGCTAAGACTAGCTAGAGCTTGTTTCTGGAAACAGGCACCAGCAGAAGTACCCTTCAGCTTCATAGCCTGCTGCCATCACAACAGGCACCAGCAGTCCAAGTTTTGTGGACTCTACATGCTGCTACAGACAcatctgcttctccagctgtcCTGTTCATACTCATTTTTCGACCTTCCCAacctcctttcctcttttgccTTTTAAACCCAGATCCCTCTATGCTCCACAAGCAAAAGCGgcaagcaaacaaaaggcaATTCAGGGCATCACCAGGGCTGAAATGaactcagctgctctgcaagaATGCTCTACACCTTCTTATCAAACTCTTATCTTTAAAGGCTGCTTTTCAGCCTGTACAGAAAACACACTTCTTACTCTAAGTGAGAAACAAGTGTCATTTGCTAGTTGATTCTTCTGCTCCTTAAACTGCCAGGACTGTGATGAAAATAGTGTAACACTTGGGGCAGAAAAGCCCCAGTTATTAGCAAATAACTCCTAGAGTAGGAATTTCAGGTATTTGGTGAGGACATAGAACAGGAAACACTTTCTCTATTATTTACAAAATCTGTTGCTGTTTCCAGttaatgtaaaatttaaaaataaaaaatccaaacatttaAAGCCTACAAAAATCTAGAAGATTAGATTATTTTCATGTGACCATTCTCACTGATGGTACGTAATGACATGCTCTTTTACagccactgaaaataaaagcattccTTCCATTGCCTGAAACTAGCTCTTTTTCGAGCATACAAGACACACCATATTCTGGATTAAAGCAAATCTGCACAACCTTAGGACCTGTACATCAAACTTACAAAGTTTAAGAAAGTTAGTTCTCTGAGGACTAGAACTCCAATACATTATAAAACTTTTTCCATGGGAGCCATTtatgtgaaaacaaaagctgacaTAAAAATATAAGCATGAGAATTAAGTTCATTTCTGGTGTAAGTCCATTCAGTTGCACCATGGGTCAATCTGGCCCATGATCTGTAGAAAATACTGTCATGATTCATCACAGTAAGAAAAAACTCAAACTTACTTAATGAAAGAGTCAAATTAACTACATGAACTAGGAAGCAATTATCAGAAAGATTTAATAATAGAAGTGTGCTTTCCACCAGCACTACACAAATTTAAAGTTCtcaaagcaaatttattttgtcAAATCAGTGTAAGATGCAAACAAGGATGAGCTATTATAATGCCAATATTACCTTATTCAAGCAGATTAACTCTTGCTAATTATTAAATTACACATCTGGCCTGTTGCATAGTCTTAGCTCTTACTGAGTTCTAATCAGCtatctggaagtgttcagggggATAGCTGAATATTCGCTGTGCGTAAGGATCGCTGCCCGCTGCCGGCTTCTGTCCCGTGTAATGGGGGTAGCTCTCGGGATGGAAGTGTTCACACTGAAGGCTAATCCATTCTCTCTCAGTACTGTACCTCTCTGCTTCGGCAAGTATTCTAGTGAGAGCCATGATATAACTCAAAGCCATCTGCAGGGTCTCATACTTGGACAGCTTCTTATCCTGACCCCACTGTGGCACCACCTTTCTCAACCGGTCGAAGGCCGTGTTCAGCCCCTGCATCCGTCTCCTCTCCCTGGCATTGGCAGCCAGTCTTCTCTTGGCAGCATTCTCCATCCTTTCTGAGCTGCACTTCACCACGCAGCCTGGCCCACTTCTGCACTGTAGGTCTGATTCTGTGCCTGAATCCAAATGACTGGATTGACAGGTCTTCATATTCGATGCAGCTTCGATTCCTTGCACGCAAAGaatgcttttcaaaaaatgAGGTATCTAAAAAGTTGTAGGGAAGGCACTCCTGTGAGTAGCCTGTGTGCCTCTTGAATCTGCTTCCAGGTATCAAcgacaggtttttttcttagcatctaaaaaaaaatacagtaataaaataaaaggtcttCTGGTTCTTCTGGAAATGTCTGAAAATTGCTTCTTattgtttaaagaaataataaagagtTTTTAATGTCTTATGCCttcattcttttaatttctgtaaacttaaaggagacagaaaaaaatgaaatctccATTCTCAAGATGTATattactgaagaaaatgcaaaaaggaTCTTAATGGATTAAAACCACATCAATTCCAAATGATGATTTCAGATGAAAGAAGTTCTGCTTCAGCTTAGGAGAGTATGCTGAAATGATGAAGTGTTGCCATCTGAAGACATAACTTGGTAACACAAATCTCTCCTTTCTTGGCTCCTGCTGGCAAGCAATGCTTGTGTCTTACAGAGAACATGAGGCTTTATAGGAACTGCAGAAGCTAAacaggtggcagcaggtgggcGGGCGGCACTCGGCGTCCATCCCCGCACCTTCCCACCCTGGGAaccacagaggggaaaaaaaacaacccagtaAAACCCGAACATTTCAGCCTTCATCTGTTGAGAAGACTTCCAAAGCCATTCTCTCCAGCCCTAACAACTTGCCATCTGGAGTAGTGTCTGGCTGGCCTCACAAGGCTCTGGGCAGTTAAGCAAAAGATCCTTTCAATGGATAATCTGG
Protein-coding sequences here:
- the ATOH7 gene encoding transcription factor ATOH7, translated to MKTCQSSHLDSGTESDLQCRSGPGCVVKCSSERMENAAKRRLAANARERRRMQGLNTAFDRLRKVVPQWGQDKKLSKYETLQMALSYIMALTRILAEAERYSTEREWISLQCEHFHPESYPHYTGQKPAAGSDPYAQRIFSYPPEHFQIAD